The window GCTCAAACGGCCACGAAGCGATGTTCGAAGCCATGGCAGTTGCGAGCTTCAAGCTTGAGCGGCTGGCCATGGAGGATTAAAGAACTAACAATACTCACCCATGGCCGCTGAGTGTCTCGCCGGCCacagtaaaaaaataataataataaagaaagaaaagagaaaagaataagaataagaaaagaaataaataaaaatttgaaaagaaattaaaatattattaaaatttgtccatatCAACAATTTCCTCTACTATTATTTGGATTGactcatttgatttttatgactaaattagcaaaaatgaaatgggtttaaaactttttggatgaTTTTCTCCTTGAAATGGTGAAAGGAACAACAGCACAATTTCATCCCTAAACTCATAACTTTCTAGTGTGATgttcctcttgatttttttccaattgaaccTCTTGGTTCCCAATTCTTACAAATAAAAGTTGACTTGTCGATCTCTGCCGACCAAAAAAGCTCGACAAGTTAAAAATCCTTGGCATCGTGGATTTTCGATTTGCACTGACCATAATGCAGCGACAACTGCTTAGGACCAAAGATTTTCATTGTGTGTAAAAATCCAAGCTAACGTTGTTTCCCAAGTTCCAGATGAAGTTAAAGTTTGAGGACCATATTGGATAGAGTTGTACAAACATGGGGCCAAATGTGCACAGTGGTTTCTCTATGGTGAAATTCCCTTGTCACGTCCTATCCATCACCACGTTGGAATGAGATTTATCTAAAGGGAAAACCAGGGCCAAAATCCTAATGAGATCAGGTCTTGACATGAGCGTTTCCCTGTTGATTAATGAAGCTTGATGAAATAGAGAAGTTTCATTGAACAAAATGCACCATCGACGAAAACTTACATACACGGTCATTAATGGCTTTGTGtatattctcttttctcttttctcgtAACGTTACCATTCCACCGGctgcaaaaaaatcaatattgctTTTCCTCATCATTATGTcggtcttttttttctttggaaagggCAACCAAGGGGTTCACGTTTTGGAGTTAGTAAACAAAAAGGATTGCTTTTTATCCCCGGGGTGGGGGGGGGGTGTGGTTTGCTAATCAAagcaaataaacaaataaaaattgacgataaaatacaaaaaaaaaagaaaaagaagaagaagaagaatttgcaGTGTTTTAAATGATAATTGATATTCAAGATATAATTGGTAATAGGGATAAAAATACCACAAGTACCATGATTTTCGCATAGCGTTCACTTGAGAATCATGACTTTTTTAACTTCTAAAAAACATTCACatgtcataactttcaattgatcaattaagtgccaaaacttttaaaaaatgttcactCAAGTGTTAGAAATTAGACGTGGCATAACATTTATGATGACTGttttaaaaaagttatgacatccGAGTAATCGATTAAAAAGTTATACAGTATccaagtaatttgaaaaaaattatggtacttaagtgaacGTCATATATAAGTTGTGGCACTCAAGCAATCGAAAAAAATGTTATGAAACTTGTATTGTGTTTTTCTTGTGAGTAATATAATCTAACAAAAATTGGTAAGTTGCTCTATTTTAGGTTGTTAATTTCATACAATATGGTATACTTGAAGCGTTAATACGTTGTTTAAATAAAAGTCACTAATTTgcaaattatcaagaaaaatttggtaattccacaaaaatatcGGTGAATTACCAATAGTttacctgaaaaagaaaaaaaaaagtcaccaGTCTTTTTTCTTTACAGAGACAACAGAATTGTGAGACTTTAATTTGTGCGTTTCTCATGCGTACGTTTCTCTGAGCGTGCAATGACTTATAAAGTTGATTGCTAGCCAGATCTAAATGGTTAGGGAAATAATGTTGGCCAAAAATTAATAGTTTGAAACATGACGAATTTGTGAGATTACGAAATCTCGCATTTATTTTGGGATTCAACGCATATGAAGTTGTATATAATAAAGTCGAGGTCTACTAATTCCGATCATtgttttcttagaaaaaaatcCTCTCGAATTCAAGCCGATCCTCGTGTATGTTCGATTTTTTTCGCTTGCTACGATTGATTGATCTTTATCACGCAACGAACCCCGGCCTTTATGGAAGTCCCGGTCCCAGCCTGTAAGCTTGGAGTTGTGTAGATATGAATCTAAAACAAAGGTACTAAGACAGACATTTCTCAAGTCGTTGTGTTAGAATTGAAATCTCAATTTCTCTTCTGGCGACGTAGAGATCTTGAAAGTCATCGGTGAATTTCGGGGAAAAAGCAACTATGATTTGCTAATTCTccagcttctttttcttcagttaAGTCTTATAAATTGAATATTAGCAAAGGAGACAGATATAACACATGCATTATTGTCCATAGTTGCAACACCATACCCAGTTGATAAAATGGTGACTATAAACGAATTCCTTGTCGGCGAGATCGTCTCGGCCACGTTGGTCTGCATCATCACGCAGCTTTTCATCGGCTCATTCCTGAGAAACCGCTCTCGGAAGCTCCCCCCAGGGCCGAGAGGGTGGCCGATCATCGGGGCGCTGCCTCTTCTCGGAACCATGCCCCATGTAACCCTAGCAAAAATGGCCAAAAGGTACGGGCCAGTTATGTACCTGAAGATGGGCACCTGCGACATGGTGGTGGCGTCGACCCCGGATGCAGCTCGGGCATTCCTGAAAACCCTAGACATGAATTTCTCAAACCGCCCACCGAACGCCGGCGCGACCCACATGGCGTATAATTCTCAAGACATGGTTTTTGCCGATTACGGGCCAAGATGGAAGTTGCTTAGGAAGCTGAGCAGCCTCCACATGCTTGGTGGCAAGGCCCTCGACGAGTGGACTGACGTCCGGGCGGCCGAGCTTGGCCACATGCTCCGAGCGATGCAGGAATCAAGTGGGCAGGGCCAGCCGGTGGTGGTGCCGGAGATGTTGACCTATGCCATGGCCAACATGATCGGCCAAGTGATACTGAGCCGCCGCGTGTTCGTGACGAAAGGGTCCGAGTCGAACGAGTTCAAGGACATGGTGGTGGAACTCATGACCTCCGGAGGCTACTTCAACATCGGCGACTTCGTACCGTCGATCGCCTGGATGGATTTGCAAGGGATTGAAGGAGGAATGAAGCGGCTGCACAAGAAATTCGATGCCTTGTTAACGAGGATGATCGAGGAACATATGGCCACGGCTCATGAACGTGAAGGCAAGCCAGATTTCCTCGACATTTTGATGACTAATTGTCAAGAGAACAATACCGGGAGCGAGACACTCAATTCGACCAATGTTAAGGCTCTTCTATTGGTAAGTTTCTATGACTAATTTTCGGAGAGCGTTATCCAACCAgagatggaggaaaatatggTCGTTGTACTTTTACATGTTCTCGTGTACTTGCGAGTTAATTGAATCTCTCTTTGGTCCTTCGAGCAGAATTTGTTCACGGCGGGCACGGACACTTCGTCTAGCGTGATAGAATGGGCGCTGGCCGAGATGCTGAAGAACCCCAGCATCTTTCGACGGGCGCACGAGGAGATGGATCGAGTCATCGGCAGGCAACGGCGGCTTCGAGAGTCCGACCTTCCAGGACTCCCGTACCTACGAGCCATCTGCAAGGAATCCTTCCGGAAGCATCCGTCGACGCCCCTGAACCTGCCCCGCGTCTCAGCCGAGCCGTGCCTAGTGAATGGGTACTACATACCCGGGAACACCAGGCTCAGCGTGAACATATGGGCGATCGGGAGAGACCCCGATGTGTGGGAGGACCCTCTCGAGTTCGTCCCCGAGAGGTTCCTCTTGGAGAAGCACGCGAAGGTCGACGCGCACGGGGGCAGCTTCGAGCTGATGCCGTTCGGGGCCGGAAGAAGGGTTTGCGCCGGGGCGAGGATGGGAGTGGTGATGGTTGAGTACATTTTGGGGACCTTGGTGCACTCCTTTGAATGGGGACTACCAAATGGAGTCGACGAGCTAAACATGGATGAGACTTTTGGTCTAGCACTGCAAAAATCTGTGCCGCTCTCGGCTCTCGTTAGCCCTAGACTCTTGCCCAGTGCATATACTTAATTACTAAAGCTTAATTACTTATGTTTGCATATGAGCTTTTTGTtttatcttcatctttttcaatgTAATTTTGATAATAAAGTAGGTTTTATACTAGGTTCCAGTATGCACCAAgggtaacatgaagtttatccgaCACAAGCACACATATAAATGGTCGTATGAGGTATTTAATACTACAAGGTACGAAAGATTTGAATCTAAATGTTTTGAACAACATACGTATAACCTCACCAAAAAGTTAGTTTATCTTATCTTTCGAAAGTGATCGGTTCTTTCATTCTATATTCAAATATGTCCGAATTACAATGTTCAATGTGTATCGGTTATTAATAAGATCGAcgggaaaataaatttggtatATTGTTTAACCCGACAAATTGCACAATCCAATGTCGAAATAATGCATTGAAAGTTGAAATTCCTTGCATATCCTCGTCAGGAGACGTGAAACATTGAACCTTTTAACGACGACGCAGCACGTCGTAGATCATGACTTGACAAGGCCTTCTTGAATTGTcctctttgctttgcttttgtcatttttcttattttaggcGTTCGAAAGATACTTCTGCACGACCTCTTATTGCAATGGGAGTTGTTATTGGAGAAAGACATATCGTCCATCCACGTCGACTTGGCTCGATTTGATTACACGGCCGCCTTTGTTGGGGATCTATCCTGCCTTCGACACGCTGAACGAGTCGAGAGGCATGTCGTACCCATCAGATCTGTCCCATGCTCTTACTTGCGTCCCGGTCTCTGATCTAACAGATGGGATgaaacagaagaagaaacatTCAACGTAATTCCAAAGAAATCTATAGACAACAGAAGTTTGTGCAGGTTAATTACAATTGACGTTGAGAAGTACAAAGGCAGAGCAACTTCCTATTCTATAAAACACCGAGAACCTCCGTCGTCTCCATCGTTCTCTCCATCCAAATCTCACTCAATTTCATCACTTCAAGACTAATATACAAGTGCAACGCTCTTCTATCACCAAACCTATCAGCATCGATTTCTTATATCTATGTGCCGGTATACAGTTGCCAAAAACTGACGATACCCGCCCGGTCGACTTGAATAATTGTTTCCTGCTTTCCCCTTCCCAAGCACCCATTTTacaagatcaaacaaagacgtCGCGCCTCTTCTTCGGGTTTGGGTCCGGATTTCCTTTTCTCATCATTGCCACGAACTCATCATAGTTGATCCGACCATCCTGCAAGACAAAAAGCATTGACAGTAGTTATGAGAAACTGATTTAAATGACTTCTACCCTAATGCTGCATAAATGACTTCTTTATGTTACTCACATTGTCGGCGTCAACTTCAGAGAGAATTTCCTTGATGTCCCTTCCGTCATGCATGCCGAAGTCTCGAAGAGCTTGCTCTAGTTCTTCAGTTGTAATGAACCTGAAAATAATCAGATAGTTATGAGAAACTGATTTGCATAGCTCACAAGATAACTACGGCCACAGGTAACATTGATTTCTATGTACAGATATGAGAGGGCTAATCGTGAATAAAAGATTCCGACTAAAAGGTGCAACTGATGATGGTAACCGAAACAATACCCGCTGTTATCTTTATCGAAGTACTGAAAAGCAGTGTAGAGATGCTCCTCTCTGTCCATCCGGTTCATGTGCATAGTTGCGGCGATGAACTCATCGTAGTCTATTGTCCCATTACCATCAGCATCGGCCTATTCGTCGTTCCCAAATGTTTGAAGGAGcaagaaaaaagtttaggagTGGCAGTATTAAAAAACAATCTCAAGAAATACTTCTGTAGcatctcaaagaaaaaaatcaacctGCTTGGCTGATTATTTCCTCGATAAGTAAACAAAACACTTACCGCTTCCATAAGCTGTTTGACTTCATACTCCGATAGCCTTGTCCCTTGCTTTGAAAGCCCTTGCTTCAGCTCCTCAAGTGTGATTGTGCCACTGTTATCAGTGTCCATGCCTTTGAACATCTCCTTCAACCCCATTATCTCCTCCTCTGACAGACAACCGGCGATGACCTTGACATTTCAAGAGAAAACTTGAACTTCAATGGCCATTCGAAAGTGGCTTACAATCATATCATTTTGCACTACATACATGTGAAAGATGTGCTGTCATGAAGATTCAGCCTGTGGTTTGTAATAAAGCTTATATGCATAGTACAATAATCTAGACTTAGGTGTACTAGCTTCATTTGGCAATGGTGAAGATGGGATACCCGAAGAGCAGCTTTCTTGAACTTGTTCATGGCTCTGAACTGTTTGAGCCTACTCAAAACTGCATTGTCAAGAGGTGTATCTGGTGCTTCTCCATCCTCCTTAATCCAAGGATGACCTGATGATATAAGAACGAGAAGGATGGTATGTTAGGAAATGCTCTGGACGTTTGAATGGAAACTTCATTGGGCAAATACTTACTGAGAACTTGGAAGGCAGTCAGCCTCTGCTTGGGGTCAGAATTCAACATCTTCCTCACAAGGTCCTTTGCTACTGGCGAAATCGAGGGCCATGGATCGCTCGTAAAGTCGAGTTGACCACGTAGGATCGCATTGAAAATCCCGTTTTCGGACTCTGTTGACCAGCATTATCATATTTTAGACTCAAAGCAAGATCTATTTCCAAGCATTCATCTGGAAACGTACTTAAAGAAAGCGACGTTGCTCGAGAGAAAGGCAGAACCTGCCCAGAAGGGAGGAACTCCAGAGAGGAGAATATATAGCATGACCCCGATACTCCAAATGTCAGCCTCTGGTCCGTATCTCCTCTTCAAAACCTCTGGCGCAATATAATATGCGCTACCGACGATTTCCTTGAACACGTCTCCTGTGGATGGAGTAGAACCATCACTACTGATTTGCAGATGGAACTAAACGAACATTATGAACTCTTATTGATTAGATCAAGACTTGCAAGCTTTATGATGTCGCGTACTCTCGTCCAGTTTTCACGATCGTTGTGATGAAACTCAAAGATAGTCTATTTTGGAAATTTCTTATCTCATGATGGTCTATTTGATTATGAAAAACAACAAAGAGACAGGCATTTTGTTCTATCATTTTTCATGATCGGAACTCGTCTTGTCGGTCAACTCACTTGCATTTATGTAATGCATCAGCAGGAAGTTTGTGCTCTGAAACTTAATTGAGATCCAAATTCAAAGCCTGGCAGACATTATCAGCTATGCAAAACAAAATCCTCGAAACAGTCATATTTAAGAGATTCATAAACGAGGAATTAAGTATTGACCTTGCTTGAAGAAAACGGACAGCCCGAAATCAGTGGCCTTGAGCGGCGAGTTCTCGTCCTTGTTGAGCAGAAGAAAGTTCTCGGGCTTGAGGTCCCTGTGTATGACCCCCATGGAATGGCACGTGTGCAGGATCTGGACGATCGTCCTGAGCAATGAGGCCGCGGCCCGCTCCGTGTAATGCCCTTTGGAGATGATCCGGTCGAACAGCTCTCCCCCGGCACACAGCTCCATCACCAGATGCACCGAGTGCTTGTCCTCGTAGGCACCCTTGAGCTCCACGATATTGGGCTGGCCGGTCAGATGGTACATGATCTGGACCTCCCTCCTGACGTCCTCAATGTCTTCCTTGTTCACCAGCTTTCGCTTGGCGATCGTCTTGCAGGCGAACTGCTGGCCAGTCTGCTTGTGGGTGCAGAGGTGGGTGACCCCAAACTGCCCCCGGCCGAGTTCCTTCCCGATCGTGTACATTGACTTGACCTCCTCCATGGGGCGGCCAAGTACCGGGCCAATGGGGCTCGGCTTGGAGGGCTTGGAGGCGGACCCGGGCGGGGTCGATGATGGGGTAGGGCTCTTAGTTGGGGCGGTGGGGTTCCCTGCTGGGGCAGCACCATCCGGAGAATGGTTGTTCCGGCTAGCGGCCATGGACAAGGCCTTGGTGCTCAGGGGATTGGCAGGGCCACCGCGGAAGCAACAATTGCCCATGGTGGCGGTAGCGGCGGAGCAATtgtggggaggaggaggaggaagtggtggtggtggagttgGTTGGGCGTGGAGGGGTGAAGAGGAGGGCTATCCTGAAATGGAGAAACATGTAccagagagaaggagagggagagatggagaggagagaggagggaggagagagagagagagagagagagagaaaggagagacaAGATAGGAGACAGCTTGGAATGTTGAGGAGGGAAGATGGACGTGCAATGTACGGACGTGTTGTGTGATAGAAAGGACCCTCTCCAAATTGGGGATGTTCGGTTTTGAAGTTTTTAGGGAAGGGACCGACTCTTGTTTTGGACCGAGGATTCCGCGGGAAAAGTAAAcggttttttttgttcctgttaCAGACCGTTGGCCTCATcacgtttctctctctctctttccttttctttgataaATCGAAAACGAAAATGTTCCCTGGTTTTACCCCAACATTGGTAAAACAGGAATGCTTCCTGTTTCCTTATGCGTCATATGTAGATATGGTTCTAGCTTTCAAATATGACCAATTGACTCATGCGCAATATGCTGGATAGAACTTCACGTCATTACCTCCACTGCATGTCTCATTCGAATAAAATACCTGAGAAGAGCCTCAATATACACCAGTccaaacaaaaagaggaaaatcttACATCAAATTCGTATAGTAAAAACCGTATAGCTTTTCGAGCCGCCTTGGCATATAAGAGATTCTACACGGAAGGCCAAAAGAGGGTATATTGCTGCGGCTGAAGATACCAAAGTTTTTGCCCGAACAAACTAGCAGAACATTGTGATGGCCAAATCTCAGACAAGAGAACGGTACCACAGCTGAAAAGGAAGATGGAGAAACCTCAGAAAACCCGGTCTAGGCGCTACAAAATTCCACTGACGGCAATTTCAGTAAGTTGGGATTGACGGATCAGCCTTGACAGCATATTCATGAATTCCCCCAGACAAGTTGAATACTCTCTTAAAACCCTGAAAATTTTTGAGATCGAAATAATGAGAAtaactttaattttttcctcGACTCAATGCTATGCTGGACAGGCACCACAAATTCGTACGGCTCAATATAGCTTTCTACATCACACGCCATACACACACGCatatataaaagtaaataaacaTTGGAGGGAACGGATTTTAAGTTTTACCTGTGCCTGCAACCACTTGGCAACTTGTAACGATCGCATTCCATGGTGACACTGCATTATTAGAACATCTTAACACAAGGATAGGGCAGTTCAAATTTCTAAAAGTGGAGGCATTACATGACATCCAGCTATACAAACACATAGTGAAGCAAGAAAATCAATTGGGCCCTAAATTAAAGTGAATAATTTCAAACACTATTCAATTTACCAGAAAAGGCTAGTATGCTTTTACAAAGTAAAACTAACCTAGACAATTAACAAGATTGATTTTGTTATCAAGCAGAttagcaaaagagaaaatttttgaTGACTTTTCCCTCTGAGATTAACCATTCAATATTGGGGGGGTGTTGAGGAGGAGCAAGAGCAGGAAGATCTTACAGAACAGATTGACCTGGCTGAAGAATTTTGAAAGAGTAAATCTATATAAACTAGCAACTGAATACACACAAATGAACATCTCCAACCATATGAGAGGCTATTGCCTCATCACTAGCCAGTCGGTAAATCTATATACACTAGTACACTAGTCACAGAAGGACAAGGattcataatatattttaaaaaataaatgagacaCCATTACTCTAATTACTACACTGTTAGCATCTTCACTGGAGTACACAATACTAACAGTTGGCAGAAGCAAAGATTGAACTGACCATCACATAAGTATCCTTCTCAGTATCTAACTTTGTAGTAATTTCTGGTCCCCAACTGCCAAACTGACGAAGTGGAAGAACTTGAAAACCAGGCAAAGAAGCCTTGGCCCTGCCACCAATGAGTGACCAATCACTTACAAGCAAGgggttaaaagaaaatgaaataatattgAGGACTAAAATGAGCAGAAAAGTTCACAAGTGCAAGAAAAACTGAACAACGACAGTTGAACGTGTAAATCAAGAGAAAAAATTCGAGAAGGGTAACAGCAGAGAATGACTTTCAACTTGGAGAGCATGATTATTCATGTCTCTGCTTTGGCACGCCAGGTTAATGGCAATTGTGATGTGGGGAGAATGTAATTTTTGAAAGGAAATTCTGAAAGCcgacaataaatttaagatcaCCGATTGCCTGAATTACAGAAGTTTGAAACCCTATATGCTATCTCACAGCATCTACTCCAAATTGGTTGCTTCACCATCCACTGAATAAGTTCACCTTCTTTTCCtgtattgtttttttcttttacttccaaccatcaatagcccaactttaTCAACACACCAGTCATTTATCCACTCAAAAAGACGAGCTGATAATTTTGTCAACGTTACTAAAAGCTATTAGAAGATGAGAACATACACTTCCTCAGGCTCTCTAACATCAACGAGTTGAGCTTCTTCAAGGAAATTGGGGTCTTGCATTTTGGCATGAAGCTCATCAGGCTGTATGTCTTGAAGAACTGACCCTTCCCTATTTGCAGAAATCACAACTGAATCAGAAATAATCCTGAGCCTCCCaccttaattaataaaaaaggtaATTGAGAGAGAAGTCCAGGCCACCTCTCTGAAAGAACTTGCAATAAATGCCATCCAAATTTAGTCTTGCATTTTACAACTTTGTTCATAGGCGCACTAAAAGCTGCCTCCTCAAATTCTGGCACCTGCAGCGCCATATTGAAGATATTTCAATCAAATAAGGAAAGGGCAAGAGATGCTTTCAACTCGGTCACTTCTTTGATATCTTTTAAAATCACTATAGAACATGTCTCCTCATAGAGCAGCACAAGAATGCTGCAACTTTGGGATGATCGCTGCTCATATCCATCAAATC of the Eucalyptus grandis isolate ANBG69807.140 chromosome 10, ASM1654582v1, whole genome shotgun sequence genome contains:
- the LOC104421459 gene encoding calcium-dependent protein kinase 34, which codes for MGNCCFRGGPANPLSTKALSMAASRNNHSPDGAAPAGNPTAPTKSPTPSSTPPGSASKPSKPSPIGPVLGRPMEEVKSMYTIGKELGRGQFGVTHLCTHKQTGQQFACKTIAKRKLVNKEDIEDVRREVQIMYHLTGQPNIVELKGAYEDKHSVHLVMELCAGGELFDRIISKGHYTERAAASLLRTIVQILHTCHSMGVIHRDLKPENFLLLNKDENSPLKATDFGLSVFFKQGDVFKEIVGSAYYIAPEVLKRRYGPEADIWSIGVMLYILLSGVPPFWAESENGIFNAILRGQLDFTSDPWPSISPVAKDLVRKMLNSDPKQRLTAFQVLSHPWIKEDGEAPDTPLDNAVLSRLKQFRAMNKFKKAALRVIAGCLSEEEIMGLKEMFKGMDTDNSGTITLEELKQGLSKQGTRLSEYEVKQLMEAADADGNGTIDYDEFIAATMHMNRMDREEHLYTAFQYFDKDNSGFITTEELEQALRDFGMHDGRDIKEILSEVDADNDGRINYDEFVAMMRKGNPDPNPKKRRDVFV
- the LOC104421458 gene encoding flavonoid 3',5'-hydroxylase 2 produces the protein MVTINEFLVGEIVSATLVCIITQLFIGSFLRNRSRKLPPGPRGWPIIGALPLLGTMPHVTLAKMAKRYGPVMYLKMGTCDMVVASTPDAARAFLKTLDMNFSNRPPNAGATHMAYNSQDMVFADYGPRWKLLRKLSSLHMLGGKALDEWTDVRAAELGHMLRAMQESSGQGQPVVVPEMLTYAMANMIGQVILSRRVFVTKGSESNEFKDMVVELMTSGGYFNIGDFVPSIAWMDLQGIEGGMKRLHKKFDALLTRMIEEHMATAHEREGKPDFLDILMTNCQENNTGSETLNSTNVKALLLNLFTAGTDTSSSVIEWALAEMLKNPSIFRRAHEEMDRVIGRQRRLRESDLPGLPYLRAICKESFRKHPSTPLNLPRVSAEPCLVNGYYIPGNTRLSVNIWAIGRDPDVWEDPLEFVPERFLLEKHAKVDAHGGSFELMPFGAGRRVCAGARMGVVMVEYILGTLVHSFEWGLPNGVDELNMDETFGLALQKSVPLSALVSPRLLPSAYT
- the LOC104421460 gene encoding rhodanese-like/PpiC domain-containing protein 12, chloroplastic → MLRRAPHFPPMASTALRLSLVPALSFSSSPPPPPPSQSRCISTPPPHHLLPPPLGGRKLRPVRPASPHPRLRLAGISASFSSQSSSGNGRELLVQHLLIKENDLNLLLELQQRISAGEDLSDLAVEHSICPSKEQGGMLGWVTMGQMVPEFEEAAFSAPMNKVVKCKTKFGWHLLQVLSEREGSVLQDIQPDELHAKMQDPNFLEEAQLVDVREPEEVAKASLPGFQVLPLRQFGSWGPEITTKLDTEKDTYVMCHHGMRSLQVAKWLQAQGFKRVFNLSGGIHEYAVKADPSIPTY